In the genome of Fusobacterium necrogenes, one region contains:
- a CDS encoding type II secretion system F family protein: MKFYSFKVYDSQRKKLSYLIGFDSSKDFHNYLKKNKLILISYKIITPKYKILQSDILNFTKNFKTLLESGLTISTVLDILSSQEKNNIFSSIINDIKNKILNGKNIYLAFLEYRDVFGDTYLNLLLVGEESGQLLKNLDKICENIILKEKIKRDIKEAMLYPSIVFVFAILLLFFMLIFVFPSFISLFKNTNTKLPLLTEFIIFLSENILYILLIIFFLITGIILFFKKISLEKSQNLKLKFPLYGKIIKKSLLINLTQNFSIMSEVGINIIDILESLKKATPYIFLQYELQEIQSKIKVGNSIEEAFSLSSLLNSNQLDIISVGEKTGKLSDAFASISFIEQKELEAYLFKLTTFLQPILLLTLGIIIGIIILAIYLPIFNISEIII, translated from the coding sequence ATGAAATTTTACTCCTTTAAAGTTTATGATAGCCAAAGAAAAAAACTCTCTTATTTAATTGGATTTGACTCATCAAAAGATTTTCATAATTATCTTAAAAAAAATAAATTAATTCTCATATCTTATAAAATAATTACACCAAAATACAAGATTTTGCAAAGTGATATTCTAAATTTTACAAAAAATTTTAAAACTTTGTTAGAAAGTGGACTAACTATCTCAACAGTTTTAGATATTTTAAGCTCTCAAGAAAAAAATAATATATTTTCTAGTATCATAAATGATATTAAAAATAAAATTTTAAATGGAAAAAATATTTATCTCGCTTTTTTAGAATATAGGGATGTCTTTGGGGATACCTATCTCAATCTTTTATTAGTCGGAGAAGAATCTGGTCAACTTTTAAAAAATCTAGATAAGATATGTGAAAATATAATTTTAAAAGAAAAAATTAAACGAGATATCAAAGAAGCAATGCTCTACCCTAGTATTGTTTTTGTATTTGCCATACTTCTATTATTTTTTATGCTTATCTTTGTTTTTCCTAGCTTTATCTCGTTATTCAAAAATACAAATACAAAATTACCTTTACTTACTGAATTTATAATTTTTCTCAGTGAAAATATCCTCTACATTTTACTTATTATATTTTTTCTTATAACTGGAATTATTTTATTTTTTAAAAAAATTTCATTAGAAAAATCTCAAAATTTGAAATTGAAATTCCCACTCTATGGAAAAATTATAAAAAAAAGTTTACTTATTAATCTTACACAAAATTTTTCTATAATGAGTGAAGTTGGAATTAATATTATTGATATCTTAGAAAGTTTAAAAAAAGCTACACCCTATATTTTTTTACAATATGAATTACAAGAAATTCAATCCAAAATTAAAGTTGGGAATTCTATTGAAGAGGCATTTTCTTTAAGTTCTTTACTCAATAGTAATCAGTTAGATATTATTTCTGTAGGAGAAAAAACTGGAAAGCTAAGTGATGCTTTTGCTTCCATATCTTTTATTGAGCAAAAAGAGTTAGAAGCCTATCTCTTCAAACTTACAACATTTTTACAACCTATCTTACTTCTAACTTTAGGAATTATTATAGGAATAATAATTTTAGCTATTTATTTACCTATATTTAATATTTCAGAAATCATAATATAA
- a CDS encoding type II secretion system protein, whose amino-acid sequence MKNKGFSLIEVTVAIALIGIMASIGVPKLRKQIAIGRDTKAIAILGTLRTASELYFIETGESPANVTGTPEEGSTTIEALKKLEPYLDEKTFKEIEDGNLEIGGSRTTNPDNSQVEETINYGGTIGLTFKNPNITDSSGSDGIYIWFQPAENKEYDTKGNKWTEY is encoded by the coding sequence ATGAAAAACAAAGGTTTCAGTTTAATTGAAGTCACTGTTGCTATTGCACTTATTGGAATTATGGCAAGTATAGGTGTTCCAAAACTGCGTAAACAGATAGCTATTGGAAGAGATACAAAAGCCATAGCCATCCTAGGCACTTTACGGACAGCTAGCGAGCTCTATTTTATAGAAACTGGAGAGTCTCCAGCTAATGTTACTGGCACTCCCGAAGAAGGATCTACAACTATAGAAGCTCTAAAAAAACTTGAACCATATCTTGATGAAAAAACTTTTAAAGAGATAGAAGATGGAAACCTAGAAATAGGAGGAAGTAGAACTACAAATCCTGATAATTCTCAAGTTGAAGAAACTATAAACTACGGCGGAACTATTGGACTCACATTTAAAAACCCAAATATAACAGATTCTAGTGGAAGTGATGGAATATACATTTGGTTTCAACCAGCTGAAAATAAAGAGTATGATACAAAAGGAAATAAATGGACAGAATACTAA